The sequence TATATATAAACACAATAAACATATTGAATTAACTAACAGAGAATGGGATATATTAATATTATTAATCAATAATGCTAATCATGTAGTTAGTAGAGAAAAAATTAAAGAAAAAATATGGGGAGAATCTAAATTGTTTACAGTAGATCATAATTTAGACGTCCAAATAGCCCATATTAGAAAAAAAATAGAAGATAACCCAAAAAATCCTACAATAATTAAAACCGTTCCTGGGAGAGGTTATAAATTTGAAATTAAAAGTTAAAATTGTTCTTGCTATATCTGCCACATTGCTTATTTTTCTTATACCTATCAGTTTTTTTATTTATAGACATCAAAATAATCTAATAAAAGAAAAAGCAAAAATAGAAGCTGAA is a genomic window of Deferribacterota bacterium containing:
- a CDS encoding helix-turn-helix domain-containing protein, coding for IYKHNKHIELTNREWDILILLINNANHVVSREKIKEKIWGESKLFTVDHNLDVQIAHIRKKIEDNPKNPTIIKTVPGRGYKFEIKS